The nucleotide sequence ATCGGTCATGGTACTCTAAAAACTATTAATGGTCAAAATTAAAAGTTTCAACCAATAATGTTTTTAATAAAGTATTAATCTAAGTTAAGAAAGTCTAAAAACCTTGAGCTAATGGTCTAGTCTTGAAGCGCAAATACACGTCTAAGAAGATCTGTAGTTCGCGCGTTGACAGATTCACGGATCTGAATTTCTTCTTGTGCGATCATGGTGAAAACACCTTCCAATGCCTTTTGGGTTACATAATCTCTTAAATCAGGATTGACATCATTAAGCAATGGGATCGAATTGTATCGCGTGATGGCGTCGCTCCATAATTTGGTCGCGCCTACTTCACTTAGGTTTTTATCAATTACGGGTGAGAATTTATCATAAAGGCTTTGCTGCGTTTTTGATTGCAGATAACTGGTGGCGGCGCGTTGATCGCCTAGCAAAATGTTTTTTGCATCTGCAAAAGTGATGTCTTTTACGGCATCCACAAAAATGGGAAGTGCTTCTTTGGTCGCTTCTTCTGCAGCTCGATTCAATAGTTTGAGACCTTCATCTGCGACGCTTCCTAAACCGATTTTACGCAGACCGCTATCCACATCCTGTAATTCTTGCGGCAACAATATCTTTACGGTTTCATTCTTAAAAAAGCCATCTCTAGAGGATAATTTGGTCACTTGTTGATTGACGCCCTTATCAAGTGCCTGCCTCAAACCGTTGCCTATATCTGCTTGTGAAAGCGCTCCGCTTTGTGGTAACTGGCTGGCGATGGATTGAAGTTCTGCACAGCTGGAAAGCATCATGCAAGCAACGAATAGTAGGATGATTTTCTTCATGGATTAGGGTTTTATCAAATATAACTTTTAATTGTTTGCAGGGAATTTCTTTAATTTTTCAATAACGGAATAATGCTTGATGTGCCTTTCTAAACCCAAACCAACCTGCATGCGCAATTTTATCCTTTTAGCAGTCCTTGCTGTTTTGACTTCATCCTGTATATCTCAAAGAGGACTGGAACGAAATTCTGATTTCAAAGCCGATCTGTTTTCTGCAAAACAATTGAACGGTGTCTATCAAAACGCCATTCCAGAGGATCCAGCAAATAGTCTATGGCAGGATTTGTATAAGAATAAATCCCATAAGGATCTTTTGTTCAATGCAGACAATACGCAGGTAGAGTTGAACCTTGTTGACAATAACAAATTAGTAGTGACATTGTATCGTTACGGTAGAAAGGAAGATGAGCTGATTTTTAAAGGGAAAATCAAAAACGGATACTTTGCCATCAACCGAAAATTAACGCTTATTCCATTACCCTTTTTCTACTATCATAAAGAGAACAAGACGATCATAGGCAATGATGATGAAGGGAATCTGGTGCTGGTTCAGGGTAAAATGTTGGAATATGTGGTTTTGTTATCGCTTATAGGTGGTGATCGTGATACTATATCTGCTCGTTACGAGAAGCTGGATTGATCGAGCAATCTACCGAGAAACGTCCACACACAAAAAGTCCCGAAAAGCATGGCTCTTCGGGACTTTTTTAATTTTTAAAATTAGCTTTAAAAGAACTAGGCGTCTATGGAGCCCATCACTTTTTGTGCAAATGCATTAGCAGCTTCAATACCACTCATACCGTTCTCCACATTGTTGTGTACTTCAATGGCTCCACAAATGTTAGTGATCAATTCACCCACCACATCCATTTCCTCATCAGTCACAGATCTATGTTCTGTAAAGTGCTCTAGTACTTCAAGCGTTGTTTCCAACTGCTCCTTGCTAGCTCCTTTTTGAAAGTGTCTAATTACTGGTAACTTCATGTACGAGGTCTTTAAGATTTTCAAATTTGTTAGTCTGTACTTGGTTCACAAATGCACCATCCTTGAACGTGGCAAACGTAGGTAGGTTATCTACCGTCGCCAGTTTTCTGGATTCTGGATACTTCTCTGCATCTGCAAGGATAAAGATCGTGTCTTCGTTCTCGCTAGCCAGTTTCTTGAACTTAGGCTTCATCACGCGACAGTTACCGCACCAGCTCGCCATGAATTGGACCACTACTTTTTTATTTCCTGCTACAATCTCTTGTAGGTTATCTTGTTCTAGTGTTTGCATTTTTTAGTATTTAGAGGTTAGTATCTAGTAGCTAGACTAGAGAAATACGGTTGCATTTCTCTAGTCACTACCATTTACTAATAACTTCAATAAATGATTTTATGGGACTTGTCAAATAGTATTTAGTAATCGTTTCTTAAAGCAAAGCGTAGCGCCAAGTACTAAATACTACATACTAACTATTAAAATTTAGTTTTGGGACAAGTACGCTGCAGTTGCTAGACGATCTGCCTTCATGGCATCTTTACCTTCTTCCCAGTTTGCTGGACATACCTCACCGTTTTTCTGTACGTGTGTGTACGCATCGATCATTCTTAGGAATTCATTTACGTTACGTCCTACAGGCATGTGGTTCACACCTTCATGAAATACCGTTCCTTCTTCATCGATCAAATATGTCGCGCGGAATGATACGTTATCACCCTTCAACAAATATCCTTCAAGGTCATCGTTGTACTCTTCATCTGCATCTAGGATGTCTAGCATTGTAGATAGGTTACGATTAGAGTCTGCGATAAGTGGATACGTGATTCCTTCAATACCACCGTCATCTTTTGCCGTGTTCAACCATGCAAAGTGAACTTCTGCGGTATCACAAGATGCGCCAATGATCAAGGTGTTTCTTTTTTCAAATTCAGGTAATGCTTCTTGGAATGCGTGAAGTTCTGTTGGGCAAACAAAGGTGAAATCCTTTGGATACCAGAATAATAATACTTTTTTGTTGTTGTTTCTTGCTTCTTCCAGTACGTTGATTTGAAAGGTGTCACCCATTTCGTTCATCGCGTTTACTGTCAAGTCTGGAAATTTTCTGCCTACTATAGCCATTACAATTTTGTTTTTTATTTGAGGGTGCAAAAGTAGTCTTCGCTTTCGCGAAAGCGAACTCATTACGATCTAGTTGCCCCATTCATTCATAGAATAAAACAATAGCCCTGATGTAATGAAACAAATTTGATTAGTGCTAATCCTCGTGTGGTTTGATCTCGTTGAGATCCATGTTTTTCTGAGCGGCATAATTGTAACCGCTTTCCCACCATTTGGTCATTTTTTGTTTGTTGAATACCAAAGAATTGGTCGTCAAAACCGTAGGCGTGTAGTACATGTTGATGATCGCATTTTTGTTGTTTGCCGCAAATTTACCGATGGCGATATTCTGCTTCTCGATGCGATCCATCATGAAACCGTGTAGGTTAGTCAACAGGGAAAAGGCATTTGTGGACGGTAAATTGTTCAAATAATTGACCTCAGTTTCTAAAACGATCACATCTACAGTCGTGGCACCACGATCAATAGCTTCTTTGATGGGCACCATACTGCCAAAACCGCCATCTGCCCACTCGCAACCTTCCTTGTAAACGATGCTCATAAATGGAACGTAGTTGCAGGAAATCCAGATCCAGTCACAAAAATCTTCATACGAAAAATCCTTGATGGACTTGTATTGCGTCTCATGCGAGCTAAGATTAGATACCGTGATCACGATGTCTTTATGCGATGTTTTGAGTTGACTAAATTCTTCTTCCGTAAAAACTTCTTTGATCAATTTGAGCAGGTTTTTGCTCTCACCAAAGGTTTTCTTTCCCTTAAGAAAACGGCGCAACACATTCCAGTGATTGATACTTATTTCCTGATTGTTGAATTTGTCCCTTTTGATCAAAAACGGTGAATCGCTGAAGATGGATTTCTGGTTCACACTCGTATATACCTGCTTGATCTTGTCGATCTTTTTTAATGCGAGATGCGAGATAAGCAAGCTGCCAGTGCTGGTCCCGATGTAGAGATCGTAGTCGTATTTGAGTTCTTGGATAAGATACTGTGCAACGCCACCCGCAAAAGCGCCCTTACTACCACCACCAGAAATCACGAGTGCTCTCATAAAATTTTAATTATCGGTATTGGGATATTTGAGGCTGTCATATATGATGGCCTTCATGCGCTCGCTATTGATAAAGCCATCGCCGTATCCTAGATCGTCATAACGCTTTGTGATTTCAGTATTTGTCATGATCTGTTCTCTCGTATGGTTGAGGCTCATGGCAAGCTGGATCGCTTTTCGGAAATCCTTCAACATATTGATACTGTTTTTAAGATCTTGAACCTTTGAAAGTTCTCCATGGCCAGGAATGATGTGCGTATCTTCATTAATGGTTTGCAGGATCAACTGCTGGGCAGCGATGTATCCATCAATCGAGCCGCCAGAGTTCAAATCAATAAACGGATACTTATCCTTAAAAAATACATCGCCCATATGCACGACGTTTTTGTCTACAAAATAAATAAAGCTGTCGCCATCCGTATGTGCGTTGTGTACGTGCACGACCATGATGTTTTTGTCATCAGGCATTTCCAGCTTGATATTTTCGTCCAGCGTAATCTCTGGTAGGTAGCCAACTGCCTTATCAGCTTCTTTCAGTCTTTTTAGGACATTGGCTTGCGCAATTACCGTAGTTTCTTTGCTATTAAAATTCTCATTGCCGCCCGTATGATCGCCGTGATGATGCGTGTTGACCAAATAGGTAATATCGTTAGAACTAATCGAGTCAATAGTAGCTTTGATTTTCTCACTCAACGGCGCAAACTGACTATCCACCATAAGCGTCTCATCATCTGAAACTACAATCATGATATTGCCACCACGACCTTCCAGCATATATACATCGTCAACAACTTCAGTTGTTTTGATGGTGACTGTTGTGGGATCGATTTGAGCAGTGATGTTAGAAAAACTGAGTGCCGCCAGTACGGTAAAAAAATAGATGGACTTCATCGAATGTATTTCTAGGTATTTGTTCAAAACAAATATACCTGAAACAAATTCAGAATTGGCTATTTCAAATTTCCTTGATAGTGGTGGATAGTTCCCTGAAATAAATGAGTGTCTAAATCTTTGGATTTAATCTTCAGGTACAGACTCTGGCATAATTGGAGAACTCATGAAATCGTAACCTTTATGCCTTAAGTAGGTTAATCCGTCTATTTTAAACTTTGTCTTAGATAGGGATTCTATTTCCAATGTATCAGAATAATACAAACCGACAAATTCCAATTCAACTTTATCATGTGGTTTAATAATGGTTACCCAAGGCCTACAGGAAATCATAGGTATTACTCCAGACTGCTCAATTTCTCTTGAAAATGGAATTGTTTCCCAAGACGTGACATTATTTTCCTTATCGAAATCTAGATATAATAAATTCTCCTCATCAAGTACATCCTCAAGAATCCAAAATCCATTCAAGTTATCGCGTACTGAATCTAGTTGAGTTAAATCAATATCATGATCATCTTCAACAACAATTAGATTTTGCTTTGAATCTGAACATCCAATCATTAGGCCAATTAAAGCTGATAGGTAAATGGTAAATCTCAAATTGTCATTTTAATTTATCTAAAATCTAAATATAAGACCAAAGATATCCGAATCTCAATTTGATTTAGGTATTTGATCGTCTATTTAAATTAACAGATTGTGGACTTCAATTTAAAAGCAAGCACTAAGTCGATTAGAGGATAGCCTATACCTACAATTAAACCAAATAGTCCAAATAAAATTTTCTCACTTGGAAAAAAACCAATTATTGAAATGTAGACTAAAAATACACAAAAGGATATAGAATAAGTCTGATCAATATTTTACTTGAAGTCCATTCTTTTTTCAGTCCATCGTCTGGATTAGTTATTGAGGACTTATTTAGTTCTTCATTTTTACTTTTTTCGAAACTCTCAATCGCCTGTCTTAATTCATTTGTAAGGTACTTTACTGTCGATCTTCTACTGATGCCTAAAACTAAACTAAGTAAAGCTATAATTATAATTACCCAAATTGTATAGGCGACGGCAGTTCCCAAATCAGCTGCTAAAAACATGAAAATTATCAATAAAGCAGAAACTCCGATTACAAATTTTCTAAGAAAAATAATGAAAGGGTTTCTTTCTAATTTTATTTCACTAAGTATTTCATTTTCATCGAATGAGAGGTGAAATACAGGATAATCCCCACGCAAAAAACGATATGATCTCCATAATA is from Nonlabens sp. YIK11 and encodes:
- a CDS encoding MBL fold metallo-hydrolase — protein: MKSIYFFTVLAALSFSNITAQIDPTTVTIKTTEVVDDVYMLEGRGGNIMIVVSDDETLMVDSQFAPLSEKIKATIDSISSNDITYLVNTHHHGDHTGGNENFNSKETTVIAQANVLKRLKEADKAVGYLPEITLDENIKLEMPDDKNIMVVHVHNAHTDGDSFIYFVDKNVVHMGDVFFKDKYPFIDLNSGGSIDGYIAAQQLILQTINEDTHIIPGHGELSKVQDLKNSINMLKDFRKAIQLAMSLNHTREQIMTNTEITKRYDDLGYGDGFINSERMKAIIYDSLKYPNTDN
- a CDS encoding peroxiredoxin, with protein sequence MAIVGRKFPDLTVNAMNEMGDTFQINVLEEARNNNKKVLLFWYPKDFTFVCPTELHAFQEALPEFEKRNTLIIGASCDTAEVHFAWLNTAKDDGGIEGITYPLIADSNRNLSTMLDILDADEEYNDDLEGYLLKGDNVSFRATYLIDEEGTVFHEGVNHMPVGRNVNEFLRMIDAYTHVQKNGEVCPANWEEGKDAMKADRLATAAYLSQN
- a CDS encoding patatin family protein codes for the protein MRALVISGGGSKGAFAGGVAQYLIQELKYDYDLYIGTSTGSLLISHLALKKIDKIKQVYTSVNQKSIFSDSPFLIKRDKFNNQEISINHWNVLRRFLKGKKTFGESKNLLKLIKEVFTEEEFSQLKTSHKDIVITVSNLSSHETQYKSIKDFSYEDFCDWIWISCNYVPFMSIVYKEGCEWADGGFGSMVPIKEAIDRGATTVDVIVLETEVNYLNNLPSTNAFSLLTNLHGFMMDRIEKQNIAIGKFAANNKNAIINMYYTPTVLTTNSLVFNKQKMTKWWESGYNYAAQKNMDLNEIKPHED
- a CDS encoding DUF6952 family protein, producing the protein MKLPVIRHFQKGASKEQLETTLEVLEHFTEHRSVTDEEMDVVGELITNICGAIEVHNNVENGMSGIEAANAFAQKVMGSIDA
- a CDS encoding DUF4197 domain-containing protein, whose amino-acid sequence is MKKIILLFVACMMLSSCAELQSIASQLPQSGALSQADIGNGLRQALDKGVNQQVTKLSSRDGFFKNETVKILLPQELQDVDSGLRKIGLGSVADEGLKLLNRAAEEATKEALPIFVDAVKDITFADAKNILLGDQRAATSYLQSKTQQSLYDKFSPVIDKNLSEVGATKLWSDAITRYNSIPLLNDVNPDLRDYVTQKALEGVFTMIAQEEIQIRESVNARTTDLLRRVFALQD
- a CDS encoding thioredoxin family protein is translated as MQTLEQDNLQEIVAGNKKVVVQFMASWCGNCRVMKPKFKKLASENEDTIFILADAEKYPESRKLATVDNLPTFATFKDGAFVNQVQTNKFENLKDLVHEVTSN